The genomic window GGCGTGATCGAAGGTGCGCCGGGCATTCTGGTGCTGGACGAGTTCCAGCGCTACCGCACGCTGGACAAGGACGGCGACGACGTCAAGGTCGAGCGTTACCAGGATGTCTGGACCCTGCTGTCCGACGGCCGCCTGGCGCCGACTTTGTCCTTCATGTCCGACATGGAGTATTCGCTGGGCCGCACACAGTACGACCAGGAGCGCGAAAAAACGGATGACAAGGAGGTCAGCAAGTTCAAACTGCACCTGTCGCCCTACGAAGCGCGTGACCTGAAGCAGGCGCTCAAATTGCAGGAGCCTTTGCTGGACATCATGCGCTGGACCTCCGACGAGATCCAGGCCCGCATGCAGGCTTTTCAGAACTCGCCCGAGGCGTGGGAGACCGACTACAGCAAGCTGCTGATTTTTGTGGCCGGCAACCTGGACGAGATGTACCGCCAGACCGCCGCGCGCGTGGAAGACTGCGACACCGATGCCGATATCTTCCACGCGCTGACGCAAAAGCTGTCGCTGATCGATGTGAAGAAGGCGCTGGGCAAACGCTTCAAACCGGAGCAGATTGCGCGCCTAGGCAACAACCACGTGATCTACCCCAGCTTCAGCCGCGCCACCTACCAGCGGCTGATTGCCAACATGTGCGAAGGGTATGTGCGCGACCTGGAGGAATCCTCGCAACTGCGCTTCAAGATCGACCCGGCGCTGCAGGACGAGATCTACGCCAACGCGGTGTTTCCCGCCCAGGGCACACGGCCGCTGTTCTCGTCCATCCATGCCATCGTCAGTGCGCCGCTGGTCAATGCCACGTTGTGGGCAATAGAGAACGGCGCCACTCCGGCAGACGACTTGCGGCTGAGCCTGGGCGCCGACAAGCGCCACCTGCTGGCGCAGTTTGGCTCGCACAGCAAAACCTACCCGGTGAGCTTTGAACTGAACCGCCTGAAGCAGCGTGCCAACCTCGACTTCCGCGCACTGCTGGCGGTACACGAGGCCGGGCACGGCCTGCTGTACGGCGTGTTGTTTGGCCATGCGCCGCAGGAGATCAAGATCAACGTGGCGTCGTTTGATGGCGGCTACAACAGTTACACCAGCCTGCGCTCGGAATCACGGCGCAACCTGCTGGATGCCATCTGTGTCAGCCTGGGTGGCCGTGCGGCTGAGGCCATGGTGTTTGGTGACGAGGCTTGCACCACCGGCTCCGAGCAGGACCTGAAGCAGGCCACAGCCGACGCGGCGCAGTTTGTGCGCCACTACGGTTTTGGTGGGCGCCTAAGCCGGACGGATGTGGCCCACGAGAGGGACGAAGACCTCAACACCGACGTCACCCCTACGAACGAGGCCATTGAGGCGCTGCTGCAAACGCAGTACGCGCGGGCGACGCAGCTGTTGCAGGAACATGGCACCGTGTTTTTGCGCATCACGCAGGCCCTGACCGAAGATGGCGAGGTGCCCAAACAGGCACTGGCCCAGTGGCTGGGTTTGTCTGCGGCGGTGGAGCCCAGTGTGTTGGAGCCGTATGCAGAGCATCTGGCGGCATTTGCGCAGCAGCGGGGGGCGTTAGGCCAGGTCGTGCGCAGACCCCATACACAAGCGTACCCCGCAGCACCCATCCCTGAGTTGGCCTTGCACGCCAGCTGTTGATAGTCGCGTTACGAACCAGACTGGACGGCCGCACCCGTCAGCGTCTTCTCACCCAGCACAAACGACGCTTTCTGGATGCGCCCGTTCACCACCTCGTATACACACAACATCTCCAACGTGCCCCGGCCTTCGGGGAAGTTTCGTGTGACCAGCTCCGCATCGGTGACCACATGGCCGACAACGACGCGCGACAACAGCTTGGCGTGTAAATCAGGTTCGGCAAACCGTGCAAGGTAGCGCGCACGCATCTGCGCGTGGCCATGCGCAAGCAATTCGCCATGCAGCGTGAACTGCTGCGCGTCTGGTGCGTAGGTTTGCAGCAACGCGTCTATGTTTTTGGCGTTGTAGGCTTCCAGTTGGGCCTGCACCACGGTCAAGGGACTGAGAAATGTCATAACTGTATCTTCCATTATGTGTGGTTGTTGGACGCCACCCACTCACGCTGCAACAGGCCGTACAACGCGGTGTCGGACACCTCGCCGTCCACAATCCAGCGTTCGCGCAAGAAGCCCTCGCGGGTAAAACCCAGGCGCTCCAAGCTGCGGGCCGAGGCGCTGTTGCGGGGGTCAATATCGGCTTCCACGCGGTTGAGATTCAGCGCGGAGAAACCAAAGTCCAACAGGGCACGTAGGGCCTCGTGCATATAGCCCTGGCCCCAGGCCGATTGCGCCAGTCCATAGCCCAATTCCGCACGGCGGCAGGTGGTGTTGATGTCGAACAGTGTGCAATTGCCAATCATCGCACCGGTGTCGGTCCGCACCAGGCCCAGCCGCAGGTAGTCCCCTGCGACCATGGCCTTCTGGTCACGCGCGACCAGGGCATGGGCCTCGTCCATGCTGGCCCAGGGAGGTGTACTCCAGTAACGCATGACCGCAGGGTCTGAAAAAATGGCAAACAGCGCTGGGGCATCCGCCTCGACCAGCGGGCGCAACAACAGCCGTGCGGTTTGCAGATTCACGTGTTCAAAAGTCGGCATACGAAGCTTTGTGTCAACAGGTGCTAAACGGTGACGGGTTTGCTATAAGCATAAAACACCTCATCCCGCGTCCAGCCCAATGCGGCATACAGCGACTGGGCCGGCAGATTGGTCTTGGCCGTCGTCAGGTCCATGCGGGACTTGCCATTGCGGCGGGCCTGCTCTTCGGCCGCCAGCAACAGCAGGCGTCCGGTTCCAGTCTTGCGGTGTTCGGGCGCCACAAACAGGTCGTACAGGCTGTAGATGGGGGACGCATCCACGGAGCAAAACGTGGGGTACAGCTGGCAGAAGCCGGTCATGGTCTGCTCTGCATCCTCGGCCACCAGGATGACGGACTCGGCATTGTGCAAGCGGCTGGAGATGAACTGCTCGGCCAGCGCCACATTGGGCGCCTGCTCGTAAAACTGGCGGTAGGCGTCGAATAACCTGGCCACCGCGCGGATATCGTGCGGCGCGGTCGTGGCCAATCGGATGGTGATGGCGTGGTGCATGCGGGGGTGGCTTGTCTCTGGTGTGTTTCTCATGGTTTCTCAACAACGGTAATCGGGTGGTCCACGGTACCGGCATACACCACGATGATGTCGGCAGGCACGGTGCCGTCGTTGACGCCGTAATGCACCATGTTGACCGTTTCCACAATCGGATCGCCGGCTTTCAGGTGCAGTACGGCGCCACTGACCGTCTCTATCTTCAACTGGCCCGTCAGCAACACGCCGGCATTGATGACCGGGTGGTGGTGCAGGGGCAGGCGGGCGCCGGGCGCAATACTGATGCGCAGAATGGTGATCTCGGGCTGCGTGGTCGGGTAGGCGGGCAGCAGCTTGCCATCCCAACTGGTCTTGCTTTGCACCAGCTTGGTGGCGACGATGGGCTGCGCCGGCGCTTCTTTCTGCGCGGGTGCCGATGCGCAGCCGAACAACACGGGGAGCAGGAAGACCGGAAGTACAGTCAGGGTGCGCAGGCTAGGGTGTTTCATGGTGTGCACTGGGTTAGGGAATGGTGGGCCGGCATGTTACTGGCGCCGGGGATTGGGCGCAACGGTGCCGCCATAAAACACGTTGAACGGGTGCAACTTGTACTGAACGACCTAGCACCCAGGACCAGGTGACCTGCATCCCGCAGGCGTTTGAGGTTCACGCTGTGCTCACGAAAGTGCAACTGCGCCTGCGCCGGCTTGGACGCATCCCACTTCGGCCCGGTCGTGATCTCCACAGCAAACAGCAAAGGGCCGAGAAGCCCGAAACTCACTCTGAGTTCTGGCCTATGCGCCACAGCACACCCGATGGGTCGGTGAGGCAGAAGTCGCGCATCCGCCAGGGTTGGCGCTCGATACCCGATACCGTCACACCATACTTGGCGACCACGCCGCTGGCGTGGATGCGATTCCACCATGCGTCCACATCCTCGACCAGGATGTGCATCATGAAATTCCTGGCCAGTTCCCCAGCGCAGAAGTCCTGCAGCAGAAAGCTCGCATGGTCCATGTGAAAGTAGGCCACGCCGTCACCTTCCGAGGCCATGGTGAAGCCTATGTCCTGGTAGAACTGCTTGGACAGAGCGAAGTCATTCGACGGCACAAAGGCCTTGATTTCGGTGATGCGAAGTGGGCTCATAATTGCTATGCATTTAATAGCTATACGATTAATATCGACGGGGGCTAGAGGCCGATTTGACTAAAAACCACATTGACTTCACTCCCTGTCGGACACGTGGTTGATTCCGTCCGAGGTCGGGACCTCTCCCAGGTCGAACGGGTTTACGCCTTCCAGGCAGCCCACGTTGTAGGCAAAGACATGGGGGTCTGACCGACGCTGGTGGTGTGTGTAGGTGCCGCAGACCCGGCAAAAATAGTGCTTGGCCGTTCGTGTGTTGAACGTGTAGAGCGTAAGAAACTCCTGGCCCTGCACTACCTTAAGGCCCGCCAAAGGCACCGACGCGCAAATCGCGCCGCGACGGCGGCAGATGGAGCAGTTGCAACGCCTGGGATCTTCTACTCCGTTTGGGAGCTCCAGCTCAAGAATGATGCTTCCGCAATGGCAGGTCGCCCTATGGCGGGATTCGATCTTGGTATTACCGATCTGAAAATAGTTTGGCATGCACTGGTTTTCCCAACGGTCTCACTCAAAGGTCTCAAACACCGCGTCGAGCCGTTGCACATACTGGCTGCGCAGCGACGCGTCGATGAAACTGGCGTCAAAGCTGTTGCGTGCCAGCCGGTAAGCGTGGGCGGATGTCATGCCCAGTGCGGCGAATGTCTGGGTGAAGTTCTCGTTGATGTAGCCACCAAAATAGGCTGGGTCGTCGGAGTTGACGGTGGCCATGATGCCGGCGTCCAGCATGCGCTGCAGGTTGTGCTGCGCCAGGGAGGGGAAGACGCGCAGTTTCAGATTGCTCAAGGGGCACACGGTCAGCGGTATGCAGTCCTTGGCCAGACGTTGTATCAACGCTGCGTCGTGTATGGCCTGCACGCCGTGGTCTATACGCTCCACCTTCAGCACATCCAGCGCACTCCAGATGTAGGCTGGGGGCGCCTCTTCCCCGGCGTGGGCGACCAGGCGAAAGCCCAGCTCGCGGGCCCGGGCATAGACCTTGGCAAACTTCTCGGGCGGGTGGCCTACTTCGCTGGACGCCAGGCCAATACCCACAATCTTGTCGCGCAGCGGCAGCGCCTGCTCCAGGCATTCAAAAGCCTCTTCTTCGCTCAAGTGGCGCAGGAAACACAGGATCAGCGAGGCCGTCATGCCAAACTTGGCCGGCGCATCGGCGCAGGCGCGGTGCAAGCCGTTGATGACGGTGGCGGCATCCAGACCATGGCCGGTGTGGGTCTGGGTGTCGAAGAAGATTTCGGTGTGCAGCACATTGTCGGCCTGCGCCCGTGCCAGGTAGGCGCAGGTCATATCGTAGAAGTCCTGCTCGGTCTTGAGCACCATGGTGCCCTCATGGTAGATGTCCAGAAACTCCTGCAGGTTGTTGAACACATAGGCGTCGCGCAGGGCCTGCTCACTGGGGAAGCGCAGCGCCACGTTGTTGCGCTTGGCCAGGGCGAACATCAGCTCGGGTTCTAACGAGCCTTCGATGTGCATGTGTAGCTCGGCTTTGGGCATGCGGCGCAGCAGCTCGGGCAGGCGCTCTGGGGATACGGGTTTGTGGTTCATGGGGTTCTCCATCTTCTATTTCAGTCTATGGCAGGGGTGGGGTTCAGCGGATCTTGGCAGCTTCCAGCTCCATCTGTGTCACCAACTCCTGCATCTGGTCCACCACGGCCTGCACCGTTTCGCGTTTGGACAAATCCACACCGGCCTTTTGCAATTGCGCCATCGGGTGGTCGTTGCCACCGCTGCCCAGCAGTTCCAGGTAACGTGCGGTAGCGGCCGTTCGGGATGCTGGAGCACCGGTCGTCATGTCCTTGAACAGCTTGGCCGACGATGCAAAGCAGGTCGCGTACTGGTACACGTAATACGGCGAATTGAAGAAGTGCGGGATGCGCGACCAGGTGTACTTGTAGGCATCGTCTATGGTCACCGCATCGCCGTAATAGGTCTTCAGCAGGTCCAGGTAAATGCCGTTGAGCACGGCAGCGGTCACCGGCTTGCCCTGCTCCACCAGCTTGTGGGCCTGCAGTTCAAAATCGGCAAACAGCACCTGGGTGTAGAAGGTACCCACGATAGAGTCCACCGCGTGTTGCAACAGCAGGAAGCGCTCCTTGGGGTCCTTGGTGGTCTCCAGCAACTTGTTCAGCAAAAAGCGCTCATTGGTCGTGGACGCCACCTCGGCCACAAAGATGGTGTAGCTGGACGTGACATAGGGCTGCTTCTCGTACGACAGGATGGTGTGCATGGCATGGCCGCCTTCATGGGCCAACGTGAACAGCGCGTTTTGTGTGTCGTTGTGGTTCAGCAGCATGTAAGGACCCACGCCGTAGACACCCCCCACATAGGCGCCCGAGCGTTTGCCGTCGTTTTCATACACGTCGATCTGTTTGCCCGACAGGAACTTCTTGTACTTGGCCATGTAGTCCGCACCCAGCGGCGCCATGGACTGCAACACCGTCTCCTTGGCGTCGTCATACGGATAAGTGGCCGTAGTCTTGTAGATGGGGATGGAGCCGTCGTACAGGTGGTACTTGTCCAGGCCCAGTAACTTCTTGCGCAACTTGGCATAACGCTGCAGCGGCGCGGTGCCGGCGCGCACAGTGTCCACCAGGGTCTTCACCACGTCCATGGGTACCGCATGGTCGTCCAGCGCGGCCTCCAGCACGGTGGGGAAGTTGCGGGCCTGCGCGGTAAACCAGCCCTTTTGCATGACGCCGTTGTAGATGGCGGCGTAGGTGTTGGACGTGGCGGCGTAGGTGCCCAGGAAGGCATCAAACGCCTTGGCACGGTCGGCCTGTACGTAGTTGGTTTGCAGCACACCCTGGTAGGTGCCGGGCGACAACGTGATCTCCTTGCCATCCGACAGCGTCACTTTGGGGAACTTGATGTCCGAGGTGGACAGCTCCTGGAAGGTGGCCGTTGGCGTCTGGCCAAAACGGGTGGCAAAGGACAACAGCTTCTCGCCCTGTTCGTCCAGCACATGGGCCTGCTGGCGGTAGTTGTCGAGAATCGTGAATTTGTAAGGCGCCAGAGCGGGCGTGTCGCGTATCCACTGCTCCATAGTGGCTTGGGGAATCTTCAGCAGCTCGGGCGTGAACCAGGCCGTGGCCGTGCCGAACTTGGCAAACACCGCCCCCACGCGCTGAAACTTGCCCGCCACTTCCTGGTTGCGCGTCTCCACGTCACGCTGCAACTGCGGGTAGCGGTAGACCTTGTACTGCAGCATGCCAATCTCATCGAAGGCCTGGTAGGTGCTCAGCACCGCAGCCGGGCCATTCTTCAATGTGCCCTTGCGTGCGGCAAAGGCATCCATCTTGGCCTCGATGCTGGTCATGGCAGCGTCCCACTCTGCCCAACTGCCGTAAATGGGAGAAAAGTCCCACTTGTACTGGCCCGATATCTCGGCACGGTTTTGCGTGGCGGGTTTGGGCGCACTGGCCGCCATCGCGCCCACGGCAAACAACAAATGGACGGATGCGGCCACGGTGCCGAGGAGTAGTTTCTTCATGGTGCACAAACCTCTAGAAAGCGGAACAAAAAAGGGCCGCTCGTAAGCGGCCCGGATCACAGTTGTACTGTTTACTTGCTGCCGGGGATCTTACCTTCCACGCCCTTGACGTAGAAGCCCAGTCCGCTCAGGAATTTGTCATCGGCCACCGTGTCTTTGGCGATCTGTTCCTTGCCGGTGTTGTCGATGATGGGGCCCTTCCAGATCGCGAAGGTTCCGTCTGCCAGACCCTTCTTCACTTCCTCGACCTTGGCCTTGGTTTCCGCAGGCACGTCTTCGGCAATCGACACGATGTCAATCGCGCCCTCTTTCACACCCCACCAGGCCGATGTACCGCCGGTCCACTTGCCTTCCAGCGCTTCGCGGGTGGACTTGATGTAGTACGGACCCCAGTTGATAACGGCGGACGCCAGGTGGGCCTTGGGACCGTAGGCGGTCATGTCGGAATCCCAGCCGAAGGCGCGCTTGCCCTTGTCTTGTGCCGTCTTCAGCACGGCGGGGGAGTCGGTGTTCTGGAACAGAACGTCCGCACCACCGTTGATCAGGCTGGTGGCGGCTTCGGTTTCCTTGGGTGGGTTGAACCACTCGTTAACCCACACCACCTTGGTCTTGATCTTGGGGTTGCTGCTTTGTGCGCCCAATGTGAATGCATTGATGTTGCGAACGACTTCGGGGATTGGGATGGATGCCACCACACCCAGTGTGTTGGACTTGGTCATCTTGCCGGCAATGATGCCTGCCATGTACGCGCCTTCGTAGGTGCGGCTGTCGTAAGTGCGCATGTTCTCGGCGGTCTTGTAACCGGTGGCATGTTCAAACTTCACGTCCTTGAACTCGGGCGCAACCTTGAGCATGGGTTCCATGTAGCCAAAGGTTGTGCCAAACACCAGCTTGTTGCCACTGCTGGCCATTTCGCGGATGACACGTTCGGCGTCTGCAGACTCGGGCACGTTTTCCACGATGGAGGTGACCACCTTGTCGCCGAATTCTTTTTCCACGGCCTTCTTGCCGTTATCGTGTGCAAAGGTCCAGCCACCATCACCCACCGGGCCCACGTAGGCGAAGGCAATCTTCAGCGGCTCAGGCTTGGGTGCGGGTGCCGATGCCACAGGTGCTGGCGCAGGGGTGGCGGCCACGGGTTCCTCTTTCTTGCCACAGCCAACCAGTGCAGCACTTGCCACGGCCGTCATGGCCGCGATTCTCAGTAAGGCGCGTTTTTGCAGATCTGTCATGTCAGTACTTTCTATAAAAAACTTGGGTTGCGGAACAATAAGTGGGAGAACGTCAGGAAACTAGGAGCCAGGGTAAAACGGTTTACCAATGGCAGCAGGCATGTTAATGCGAATCCAGCGCGGGTTGCGCGATATCAGTGCCAAAACCACGATGGTCGCCACATAGGGCAACATGCTCAGGAACTGGCTGGGAATCTCCACCCCCACGCCCTGCAAATGGAACTGCAACATGGTGACGCCCCCAAACAGGTAGGCACCAAGCAACACCCGTGCCGGGCGCCAGGTCGCAAACGTGGTCAGCGCCAGCGCAATCCAGCCCTTGCCCGACACCATGCCCTCCACCCACAGCGGCGTGTAAATGATGGAAATGTAGGCACCGGCCAGACCGCACAGCGCACCACCCACTACCACGGCTGCTAGGCGTATCCAGCGCACGGGGTAACCCAGGGCGTGGGCCGATTCAGGGCTCTCACCCACGCTGCGCAAAATCAGGCCGGCACGCGTGCGGTACAAAAACCAGATCAGTGCAAACGCAAACAGCACGGCCAGGTAGACCAAGGGGTGCTGGCGGAACAAGGCCGGCCCCACCAGCGGGATGTCGGACAGAAAGGGGATAGCAAAGCTGGGCCGCTCGGGCATTTTTTCCTGTACGTACCGGATACCGGCAAAGGCCGAGAAGCCGCCGCCAAACAGGCTCAGCGCCAGCCCGGTGGCGTATTGGTTGGTGTTGAGCCAGATCACCAGCACACCAAAAACGGCAGCCATCAAGGCCCCTGCGCCCATACCGGCAGCAAAACCCATGCTGTCGCTACCAGTGGCCACCACCGTGGCAAAACCGGCTATAGCGGCGCAGAGCATCATGCCCTCTGCGCCCAGGTTAACGATGCCAGCCTTCTCGTTGATCAACAGGCCCAGCGAGGCGATGGCCAGTACGGTGCCCGCGTTCAGCGTGGCGGCGATCAGCAATGCGTAGGATTCCATTATTTTTTCCCCCAGCGCAGCCGGTAGTTCACCAGCGTGTCACAGGCCAGCAGCGAGAACAGCAGCAGGCCCTGGAACACACCCGTCAATGATTTGGGCAGGCCCAGGCGGGACTGCGCCAACTCACCACCGATGTAGAACATGCTCATCAGCAGGGCCGAAAACACCATGCCCACCGGGTGCAGTCGCCCCACAAAGGCCACGATGATGGCGGCAAAACCGTAACCCGCCGGCACATACGGCGTGAGCTGGCCAATGGGCCCCGCCACCTCCAGCCCCCCGGCCAGGCCCGCCATGCCGCCCGAAATCAGCAAAGCTGTCCACAACGCGCGGCGGGACGAGAAACCTGCATAACGCGAGGCCGCAGGTGCCAGCCCCCCCACCTGCTGCGCAAAACCTGCGCGGGTGCGGAACAAAAACACCCACACCCCGGCCACACCCAGCAGCGCCAGGATGACGCCGATGCTGACCCGCGAGCCGTCGAACAGGCGCGGTATACGCGTCACCGCTTCAAAACTCTTGGTCTGTGGAAAGTTGTAACCGTTGGGGTCTTTCCACGGCCCAAACACCAGATAACCCAGCACCTGCACCGCCACATAGACCAGCATCAGACTCACCAGAATTTCGTTGGCGTTGAACTTGTCGCGCAGCAGCGCCGTCAGTCCCGCCCAGGCCATGCCGCCCAGCACACCAGCCAGCAGCAGGACCGGCACGATCCAGCCGCCGGTGGTCTTGTCCGCCATCAGCGCCACACCACCGGCGGTG from Rhodoferax sp. AJA081-3 includes these protein-coding regions:
- a CDS encoding adenosine deaminase, with the translated sequence MNHKPVSPERLPELLRRMPKAELHMHIEGSLEPELMFALAKRNNVALRFPSEQALRDAYVFNNLQEFLDIYHEGTMVLKTEQDFYDMTCAYLARAQADNVLHTEIFFDTQTHTGHGLDAATVINGLHRACADAPAKFGMTASLILCFLRHLSEEEAFECLEQALPLRDKIVGIGLASSEVGHPPEKFAKVYARARELGFRLVAHAGEEAPPAYIWSALDVLKVERIDHGVQAIHDAALIQRLAKDCIPLTVCPLSNLKLRVFPSLAQHNLQRMLDAGIMATVNSDDPAYFGGYINENFTQTFAALGMTSAHAYRLARNSFDASFIDASLRSQYVQRLDAVFETFE
- a CDS encoding nuclear transport factor 2 family protein codes for the protein MTFLSPLTVVQAQLEAYNAKNIDALLQTYAPDAQQFTLHGELLAHGHAQMRARYLARFAEPDLHAKLLSRVVVGHVVTDAELVTRNFPEGRGTLEMLCVYEVVNGRIQKASFVLGEKTLTGAAVQSGS
- a CDS encoding BMP family ABC transporter substrate-binding protein is translated as MTDLQKRALLRIAAMTAVASAALVGCGKKEEPVAATPAPAPVASAPAPKPEPLKIAFAYVGPVGDGGWTFAHDNGKKAVEKEFGDKVVTSIVENVPESADAERVIREMASSGNKLVFGTTFGYMEPMLKVAPEFKDVKFEHATGYKTAENMRTYDSRTYEGAYMAGIIAGKMTKSNTLGVVASIPIPEVVRNINAFTLGAQSSNPKIKTKVVWVNEWFNPPKETEAATSLINGGADVLFQNTDSPAVLKTAQDKGKRAFGWDSDMTAYGPKAHLASAVINWGPYYIKSTREALEGKWTGGTSAWWGVKEGAIDIVSIAEDVPAETKAKVEEVKKGLADGTFAIWKGPIIDNTGKEQIAKDTVADDKFLSGLGFYVKGVEGKIPGSK
- a CDS encoding ABC transporter permease, with translation MESYALLIAATLNAGTVLAIASLGLLINEKAGIVNLGAEGMMLCAAIAGFATVVATGSDSMGFAAGMGAGALMAAVFGVLVIWLNTNQYATGLALSLFGGGFSAFAGIRYVQEKMPERPSFAIPFLSDIPLVGPALFRQHPLVYLAVLFAFALIWFLYRTRAGLILRSVGESPESAHALGYPVRWIRLAAVVVGGALCGLAGAYISIIYTPLWVEGMVSGKGWIALALTTFATWRPARVLLGAYLFGGVTMLQFHLQGVGVEIPSQFLSMLPYVATIVVLALISRNPRWIRINMPAAIGKPFYPGS
- a CDS encoding AAA family ATPase; its protein translation is MNTIINNAMHTHIAERSARLADIAAELKTELFGIDPIIDRVIESLRAWYVMPELIKRPVIICLWGLTGTGKTQLTRLIAQKLNLYDRFVEVQMDGFSNSTGYRPNTISGMLAESGVIEGAPGILVLDEFQRYRTLDKDGDDVKVERYQDVWTLLSDGRLAPTLSFMSDMEYSLGRTQYDQEREKTDDKEVSKFKLHLSPYEARDLKQALKLQEPLLDIMRWTSDEIQARMQAFQNSPEAWETDYSKLLIFVAGNLDEMYRQTAARVEDCDTDADIFHALTQKLSLIDVKKALGKRFKPEQIARLGNNHVIYPSFSRATYQRLIANMCEGYVRDLEESSQLRFKIDPALQDEIYANAVFPAQGTRPLFSSIHAIVSAPLVNATLWAIENGATPADDLRLSLGADKRHLLAQFGSHSKTYPVSFELNRLKQRANLDFRALLAVHEAGHGLLYGVLFGHAPQEIKINVASFDGGYNSYTSLRSESRRNLLDAICVSLGGRAAEAMVFGDEACTTGSEQDLKQATADAAQFVRHYGFGGRLSRTDVAHERDEDLNTDVTPTNEAIEALLQTQYARATQLLQEHGTVFLRITQALTEDGEVPKQALAQWLGLSAAVEPSVLEPYAEHLAAFAQQRGALGQVVRRPHTQAYPAAPIPELALHASC
- a CDS encoding cupin domain-containing protein; its protein translation is MKHPSLRTLTVLPVFLLPVLFGCASAPAQKEAPAQPIVATKLVQSKTSWDGKLLPAYPTTQPEITILRISIAPGARLPLHHHPVINAGVLLTGQLKIETVSGAVLHLKAGDPIVETVNMVHYGVNDGTVPADIIVVYAGTVDHPITVVEKP
- a CDS encoding ABC transporter permease codes for the protein MLKLEARPQPSQVWTYASPLLALLCTVVIGVILFVLLGKDPVRGLQVFFWDPIKSGYAVGELVVKATPLLLIALGLAVCFRSNVWNIGAEGQYILGAITAGGVALMADKTTGGWIVPVLLLAGVLGGMAWAGLTALLRDKFNANEILVSLMLVYVAVQVLGYLVFGPWKDPNGYNFPQTKSFEAVTRIPRLFDGSRVSIGVILALLGVAGVWVFLFRTRAGFAQQVGGLAPAASRYAGFSSRRALWTALLISGGMAGLAGGLEVAGPIGQLTPYVPAGYGFAAIIVAFVGRLHPVGMVFSALLMSMFYIGGELAQSRLGLPKSLTGVFQGLLLFSLLACDTLVNYRLRWGKK
- the pepF gene encoding oligoendopeptidase F, translated to MKKLLLGTVAASVHLLFAVGAMAASAPKPATQNRAEISGQYKWDFSPIYGSWAEWDAAMTSIEAKMDAFAARKGTLKNGPAAVLSTYQAFDEIGMLQYKVYRYPQLQRDVETRNQEVAGKFQRVGAVFAKFGTATAWFTPELLKIPQATMEQWIRDTPALAPYKFTILDNYRQQAHVLDEQGEKLLSFATRFGQTPTATFQELSTSDIKFPKVTLSDGKEITLSPGTYQGVLQTNYVQADRAKAFDAFLGTYAATSNTYAAIYNGVMQKGWFTAQARNFPTVLEAALDDHAVPMDVVKTLVDTVRAGTAPLQRYAKLRKKLLGLDKYHLYDGSIPIYKTTATYPYDDAKETVLQSMAPLGADYMAKYKKFLSGKQIDVYENDGKRSGAYVGGVYGVGPYMLLNHNDTQNALFTLAHEGGHAMHTILSYEKQPYVTSSYTIFVAEVASTTNERFLLNKLLETTKDPKERFLLLQHAVDSIVGTFYTQVLFADFELQAHKLVEQGKPVTAAVLNGIYLDLLKTYYGDAVTIDDAYKYTWSRIPHFFNSPYYVYQYATCFASSAKLFKDMTTGAPASRTAATARYLELLGSGGNDHPMAQLQKAGVDLSKRETVQAVVDQMQELVTQMELEAAKIR
- a CDS encoding GNAT family N-acetyltransferase is translated as MHHAITIRLATTAPHDIRAVARLFDAYRQFYEQAPNVALAEQFISSRLHNAESVILVAEDAEQTMTGFCQLYPTFCSVDASPIYSLYDLFVAPEHRKTGTGRLLLLAAEEQARRNGKSRMDLTTAKTNLPAQSLYAALGWTRDEVFYAYSKPVTV
- a CDS encoding GFA family protein, which gives rise to MPNYFQIGNTKIESRHRATCHCGSIILELELPNGVEDPRRCNCSICRRRGAICASVPLAGLKVVQGQEFLTLYTFNTRTAKHYFCRVCGTYTHHQRRSDPHVFAYNVGCLEGVNPFDLGEVPTSDGINHVSDRE
- a CDS encoding VOC family protein — encoded protein: MSPLRITEIKAFVPSNDFALSKQFYQDIGFTMASEGDGVAYFHMDHASFLLQDFCAGELARNFMMHILVEDVDAWWNRIHASGVVAKYGVTVSGIERQPWRMRDFCLTDPSGVLWRIGQNSE
- a CDS encoding GNAT family N-acetyltransferase → MPTFEHVNLQTARLLLRPLVEADAPALFAIFSDPAVMRYWSTPPWASMDEAHALVARDQKAMVAGDYLRLGLVRTDTGAMIGNCTLFDINTTCRRAELGYGLAQSAWGQGYMHEALRALLDFGFSALNLNRVEADIDPRNSASARSLERLGFTREGFLRERWIVDGEVSDTALYGLLQREWVASNNHT